A genomic stretch from Vibrio coralliilyticus includes:
- a CDS encoding DUF481 domain-containing protein → MAKLWLLSAGLLCCSVAYADEAVQSQTDIEIPSPWDTEVEFGYQAHTGNSDSRSLNSRLSAEYLSGRYRTSGEWKYYLLYKDGEEDRRQSTYTAQSDYKLGPKTYLYGSFKGVDSRYSAYFKDYTLSGGLGYQFSNTDVFVLELELGPGFRYQEPNTDEIGDNDIVFEEIVQEAIFRGKVNSSWQVVKNLNVSAGLTLVAGDSNLRADTDVNVTNNITDDIALKLAYTRQYHDRVPEGLKKADSIFSVNLLFLF, encoded by the coding sequence GTGGCGAAACTTTGGCTCTTAAGTGCAGGCCTGCTGTGCTGTTCCGTAGCCTATGCGGATGAGGCGGTACAAAGTCAAACGGATATTGAGATACCCTCCCCTTGGGATACCGAAGTTGAATTCGGTTATCAAGCACACACCGGAAACTCAGATTCGCGCTCTCTCAATTCTCGACTCAGTGCCGAGTATCTTTCTGGCCGTTACCGAACCAGTGGTGAATGGAAATATTATCTTCTATACAAAGATGGTGAGGAGGATAGACGTCAATCCACATATACAGCTCAGAGTGACTATAAACTAGGCCCTAAAACTTACCTATACGGTAGCTTCAAGGGCGTTGACTCTCGCTATAGTGCCTACTTTAAAGACTACACACTCTCAGGCGGTTTGGGTTATCAATTTTCCAATACCGATGTGTTTGTCCTTGAGCTGGAACTAGGTCCAGGTTTTCGTTATCAGGAACCCAATACCGATGAAATTGGCGACAACGACATTGTGTTTGAAGAGATCGTTCAAGAGGCGATTTTTCGAGGCAAGGTCAACTCAAGCTGGCAAGTTGTGAAAAATTTGAATGTGTCAGCGGGGCTGACATTAGTTGCAGGTGACAGTAATCTCAGAGCCGATACGGATGTTAACGTCACCAATAACATCACCGATGACATTGCACTCAAGCTGGCTTATACACGCCAATACCATGACCGTGTACCAGAGGGGCTGAAAAAAGCAGACAGCATCTTTTCTGTCAACTTGCTGTTCTTATTCTAA
- the rpsR gene encoding 30S ribosomal protein S18, with product MARFFRRRKFCRFTAEGVQEIDYKDVATLKNYITEAGKIVPSRITGTSAKYQRQLARAIKRSRYLALLPYTDKHQ from the coding sequence ATGGCTCGTTTCTTCCGTCGTCGTAAATTCTGCCGTTTCACTGCAGAAGGCGTACAAGAGATTGATTACAAAGACGTAGCAACTCTTAAAAACTACATCACAGAAGCTGGTAAAATTGTTCCTAGCCGTATCACTGGTACAAGCGCTAAGTATCAACGTCAACTAGCTCGCGCTATCAAGCGTTCTCGCTACCTAGCTCTACTACCGTACACTGACAAGCATCAGTAA
- the rplI gene encoding 50S ribosomal protein L9: MQVILLDKIGNLGGLGDTVNVKSGYARNFLIPQAKAVMATKANVEMFEARRAELEAKVAEQLAAAEARAEKVNALEAVVIASKAGDEGKLFGSIGTRDIADAITAAGVEVAKSEVRLPEGALRNTGEFEISVQLHSEVFATVNLQVVAAE, encoded by the coding sequence ATGCAAGTTATTCTACTTGATAAAATCGGTAACCTAGGTGGTCTTGGTGACACTGTAAACGTTAAATCTGGTTACGCTCGTAACTTCCTTATCCCTCAGGCTAAGGCAGTGATGGCAACTAAAGCTAACGTTGAAATGTTCGAAGCTCGTCGTGCTGAACTAGAAGCTAAAGTTGCTGAGCAACTAGCAGCTGCAGAAGCGCGTGCTGAGAAAGTTAACGCTCTTGAAGCAGTTGTTATCGCTTCTAAAGCGGGTGACGAAGGTAAACTATTCGGTTCTATCGGTACTCGCGACATCGCTGATGCAATCACTGCAGCTGGCGTTGAAGTGGCTAAAAGCGAAGTTCGTCTTCCAGAAGGCGCACTACGTAACACTGGTGAGTTCGAGATCAGCGTTCAACTTCACTCTGAAGTTTTCGCGACAGTTAACCTACAAGTTGTTGCTGCTGAGTAA